The window TCCTTTCTTGTCAATAATTGAACAAAATTACAATGTATTTGAAAAAGTTTTAGAAAACTCAAATATCAAATTAGATTCGTCTGTTATCCTAAAACACCACCATTTGACTGGTTTTAAATATAAAGAAAAAGAAGATGAATTTGATTATGACACATCAAGGATTTTAATAGAAGGATGGAATAGTAAAATAATTACCACTACATTTATTCAATTTTTTTATTCATTAATTGGGAATAAAAACAAAATGCTTAGAAAATTTCACAAATTTGCAAATTCTGTGGTGATTCTTGACGAAATTCAGTCAATTCCACATAGATACTGGCTACTTCTTAGAAAAATTTTGACAGAGATGGCTGAAAGGTTTAATTTCTATATAATTTTTTCAACAGCAACACAGCCGTTAATTTTAGAAAAAGAAAATTACACAGAGCTGATTAACCACAAACCATACTTTGAAAAAATAAACAGATACACAATAAATATAGATAAGAACCCTAAGACTATAAAAGACTTCTCAAACTCTTTAAAAATAAATCAAGAAAAAAGCCATTTATTTATTATGAATACAGTTTCAGCTGCCAAAGAATTATACCAGCAGTTGAAGAAAGAGTATGAAAACGAAAAAATAATATTTCTATCTACACATATAATTCCAAAACAAAGATTAGAAAGAATCCAAAAACTAAAATTAAGTGAAGGCAAAATTGCTGTGTCAACTCAGCTTGTAGAAGCAGGAGTAGATATAGATTTTGACATTGTTTATAGAGATTTTGCACCATTTGACAGTTTAAACCAGTCTGCAGGTAGATGTAATAGAGAAGGAAAAAAAGAAAAAGGAGAATTTTTTGTTATCAAATTAAAAGATGAAAATGGAAGAGAGTTTTCATCGTATATCTATGATCCTGTTTTACTATCAATAACAGATGAGATCTTACAAAACCCCAGATATGAAGAAAAAGATGTTTTTAATCTTATAAATGAATACTATCAAAAGCTTTCATCAAGGAAGTCAGATAAAGAATCTCTGGATTTACTTGATATGCTGTATTCCTTAAAATTTTCAGGAGAAAAAGAGAAAGGTAAAATCAGTTCTATTCAGGATTTTGTTTTGATAAAAGAGGATATTTATAAAGAAGATGTCTTTATTGAAATAGATGAGGAAGCAAAAGAAGTTTGGAAAGAGTTTTCAAATATATGGAAATTACCTGATATATTTGAAAGAAAAAAAGCTTTTGACAGTATAAAAGCAGATTTTTATAAATTTGTAGTTTCTGTGCCAATAAAAGGCAATCCACCTCCTATAGAAAATAATTTTAATTATGTTCCTTATGAAAATTTGGATAATTATTATGATCTGGAAACAGGTTTTAAAGTGAAAGGAGACCTATATTTTGAGTTTTAGAGAGGGAGGGTCTCCCTCCCTATTTGTAGAGAATTTTTGCAATAATCGCTGAAAATAGAGTCATTGCTAAGATTATAGCAAGAGTTTGATCCATACACGTCACCTCCTTTTTGGCTTAATTTTCAGTGCCTATCAGGAAACAAATTGTTTTTAGAATATCTATGAGGGATTGAAACTGATAGTTGCGATTTGCTTTTTAAATCATCAAATTTATCTTATGGAAAAAATAAACATTAACGGAACTCTTATCTGGTATTACTATATTTGTCCAAGGGAGGTTTGGTTAATCGGACATTCTATCGAAGCAGATCAGGAGAGTGATTTTCTGATTTTAGGAAAGCATATTCACGAAATTTTTTACAAAAGACAGAAAAAGGAATTTTTAATAGATAACACAGTCAAAATAGATATCCTTCCAAGTAAAAAAGTCATTGGAGAAATAAAAAAA of the Persephonella hydrogeniphila genome contains:
- the cas3 gene encoding CRISPR-associated helicase Cas3' translates to MMKFINSNILSHPDRLLEDHVSQVVELANDFYSNLPINDEILRDILTIIAFSHDIGKSTQFFQEYIRGDKNLKNKKETNHAHLGAVIGLYLTDKYLKSKNIDNPFLLSLAYILPKRHHSNLRDFLEDLSIDEQDIDILQKQIKSIDKEEFKIFLKNVKLQDKNIINFSFEEIDLDQIKQNLRKIKRFTRKLKNQKSLEYYINTVLLFSLLLDADKSDVGIKTDKNILFKEIQINPKIVDNFVKNLSTTKTHIINLREKAYKEVSDKKIDINKKIYTLTLPTGLGKTLISFKIALKIAQKVKKEKNKDLKIIYSLPFLSIIEQNYNVFEKVLENSNIKLDSSVILKHHHLTGFKYKEKEDEFDYDTSRILIEGWNSKIITTTFIQFFYSLIGNKNKMLRKFHKFANSVVILDEIQSIPHRYWLLLRKILTEMAERFNFYIIFSTATQPLILEKENYTELINHKPYFEKINRYTINIDKNPKTIKDFSNSLKINQEKSHLFIMNTVSAAKELYQQLKKEYENEKIIFLSTHIIPKQRLERIQKLKLSEGKIAVSTQLVEAGVDIDFDIVYRDFAPFDSLNQSAGRCNREGKKEKGEFFVIKLKDENGREFSSYIYDPVLLSITDEILQNPRYEEKDVFNLINEYYQKLSSRKSDKESLDLLDMLYSLKFSGEKEKGKISSIQDFVLIKEDIYKEDVFIEIDEEAKEVWKEFSNIWKLPDIFERKKAFDSIKADFYKFVVSVPIKGNPPPIENNFNYVPYENLDNYYDLETGFKVKGDLYFEF